The following are encoded in a window of Streptomyces griseiscabiei genomic DNA:
- a CDS encoding FAD-dependent oxidoreductase, translating into MPNQEAVDLLVVGAGMAGLTAGARAAWEGLSVVVTEIADDVGGSARYAGYAWTAPSHEVMERHNPRGETSLKRALVDRFADGVSWIRSTGVDVKDAQPVLGFGRGHQFDTNHYVDTCRRIVVAAGGEVLTHTDTERLLIENGAVTGAELVTGDGTRRTVRAASTLLATGGFQGDAELRDKFVHPHAGRMLLRSNPYSRGAGYRLAASAGAASGHTGAGFYGHLVPSGVPFADPSDFVDLSLYYSEHALLLNLRGERFTDETLGDHLTTMALLEQPESRGLLVADSRVFRDWVVGAYVEGAVAVDKFALATRRGGRTGFAESLDEFDHLPEEWGYDGPAVRAAVAEFNAKAAAGRAPTPGRQLDRAPLDQPPYYVIEAVPALTFPFHGVLVDDRARVLAEDGHPVAGLLAAGSDTGGLWHRAYAGGIASALVFGLTAAETAARTAPEQRQTQARARVGGHAAHSAHVPTRP; encoded by the coding sequence ATGCCGAATCAAGAGGCGGTCGATCTGCTCGTCGTCGGAGCGGGGATGGCGGGGCTGACCGCGGGCGCGCGAGCCGCGTGGGAGGGGCTGTCCGTCGTGGTCACCGAGATCGCCGACGACGTCGGGGGATCGGCACGGTACGCCGGCTACGCCTGGACCGCCCCGAGCCACGAGGTCATGGAGCGGCACAACCCCCGCGGCGAGACCTCGCTCAAGCGCGCTCTCGTGGACCGCTTCGCGGACGGCGTCTCCTGGATCAGGAGCACGGGGGTCGACGTCAAGGACGCTCAGCCCGTCCTCGGCTTCGGCCGTGGGCATCAGTTCGACACCAACCACTACGTGGACACATGCCGCCGTATCGTCGTCGCGGCGGGGGGCGAGGTCCTGACGCACACCGACACCGAGCGGCTCCTGATCGAGAACGGGGCCGTGACCGGGGCGGAGTTGGTCACCGGTGACGGGACACGACGTACCGTACGCGCCGCCTCGACACTGCTGGCGACCGGCGGCTTCCAGGGCGACGCGGAACTCCGCGACAAGTTCGTCCATCCCCACGCCGGCCGTATGCTGCTGCGCTCCAACCCGTACAGCCGCGGCGCCGGATACCGTCTGGCGGCCTCCGCCGGAGCGGCGTCCGGGCACACCGGGGCCGGCTTCTACGGGCATCTCGTGCCGAGCGGCGTCCCGTTCGCTGACCCCTCCGACTTCGTCGACCTCTCGCTCTACTACAGCGAGCACGCGCTGCTGCTGAACCTGCGCGGTGAGCGGTTCACCGACGAGACGCTGGGCGACCATCTCACGACGATGGCACTGCTGGAACAGCCCGAGAGCCGAGGGCTCCTCGTCGCCGACTCCCGGGTCTTCCGCGACTGGGTCGTGGGGGCGTACGTGGAGGGCGCGGTCGCCGTCGACAAGTTCGCGCTGGCCACCCGGCGGGGCGGACGGACCGGCTTCGCGGAGAGCCTCGACGAGTTCGACCATCTTCCCGAGGAGTGGGGCTACGACGGACCGGCCGTCCGCGCGGCGGTCGCCGAGTTCAACGCGAAGGCGGCGGCGGGCCGGGCCCCGACCCCGGGCCGGCAGCTGGACCGGGCGCCGCTCGACCAGCCGCCCTACTACGTGATCGAGGCGGTGCCCGCCCTCACCTTCCCGTTCCACGGGGTGCTCGTAGACGACCGGGCGCGTGTCCTGGCCGAGGACGGACACCCCGTCGCGGGACTCCTCGCGGCCGGCTCGGACACCGGCGGCCTCTGGCACCGGGCGTACGCCGGCGGCATCGCGTCGGCCCTCGTCTTCGGACTCACCGCGGCCGAGACGGCGGCCCGTACCGCGCCGGAACAGAGACAGACGCAGGCGCGGGCTCGCGTCGGTGGTCATGCCGCACATTCCGCCCACGTGCCGACGCGTCCGTGA
- a CDS encoding oxidoreductase, with amino-acid sequence MRVDELNAGERQLWHSFARGGTVDVRHGPRAEDTAVRAEVVAALLLGAGAEPAPGDRPALRLTGARITGRLDLGFAEIPVPVALDACSFDEAPSLRGARVRELALTGCSLPGLAADTAQIDGRLVLSHCRLTGPLVLTRAQIHSDLDLRHTVITAPGTEAISAVHLVAGGDVLCTGLTVRGTFRCSGATIAGEFDLEGAALHHPGGHALDAYHVQVTEDLTFHPGFSSEGRIILSGATVGAAIGFCGARLSNPGDVALEAVDVTVARNFDLGRGLHVDGGITLDGSSVGTRLSFHDTTLTNPGGTALSLRLAQARETDLRTRQPIDGTVDAGGARLGTLYDAPETWPAALRLADTTYDALATSLPAAERLDWLRRGADTYLPQPYEQLAATYRRLGHEDEARTVLLAKQRHHRASLPPYTRVWGYVQDATVGYGYRPLRAGLWLAAMLACGALFFAAHPPAPLEAAKAPPFNAFVYTLDLLIPIPAFGQDLAFAPRGPAQWLAHALTAAGWILATTTAAGVTRAINRQ; translated from the coding sequence ATGCGTGTCGACGAACTCAACGCCGGTGAACGTCAGTTGTGGCACTCCTTCGCCCGGGGAGGCACTGTCGACGTCCGCCACGGCCCACGGGCGGAGGACACCGCCGTACGGGCCGAGGTCGTCGCGGCGCTGCTGCTGGGCGCCGGCGCCGAACCCGCCCCCGGTGACCGCCCGGCACTGCGGCTGACGGGCGCGCGTATCACCGGCAGGCTGGATCTGGGCTTCGCCGAGATCCCCGTACCGGTCGCCCTGGACGCGTGCAGCTTCGACGAGGCACCGTCGCTCCGGGGCGCCAGAGTCCGGGAGTTGGCCCTCACCGGATGTTCCCTCCCGGGTCTCGCGGCCGACACGGCCCAGATCGACGGCCGGCTGGTCCTCTCCCACTGCCGGCTGACCGGGCCCCTCGTCCTCACCCGTGCCCAGATCCACAGCGATCTGGATCTCCGCCACACCGTGATCACCGCGCCCGGGACCGAGGCGATCTCCGCCGTCCACCTCGTCGCGGGCGGGGACGTGCTGTGCACCGGCCTGACCGTCCGGGGCACGTTCCGCTGCTCGGGCGCCACCATCGCCGGCGAGTTCGATCTGGAGGGCGCCGCCCTGCACCATCCCGGCGGCCACGCCCTGGACGCCTACCACGTCCAGGTCACCGAGGACCTCACCTTCCACCCGGGCTTCAGCTCCGAGGGCCGGATCATCCTCTCCGGTGCCACGGTCGGGGCGGCGATCGGCTTCTGCGGGGCCCGGCTGAGCAACCCCGGCGACGTCGCGCTGGAGGCGGTGGACGTGACCGTGGCCCGCAACTTCGATCTCGGCCGGGGGCTCCACGTCGACGGCGGCATCACCCTCGACGGCAGCAGCGTCGGCACACGGCTCAGCTTCCACGACACCACGCTGACGAACCCCGGCGGCACCGCCCTGTCCCTGCGGCTGGCCCAGGCCCGGGAGACCGATCTGCGCACCCGGCAACCGATCGACGGCACCGTCGACGCGGGCGGCGCCCGGCTGGGCACCCTGTACGACGCCCCCGAGACCTGGCCCGCCGCCCTCCGGCTGGCCGACACCACCTACGACGCCCTCGCCACGTCCCTGCCGGCCGCCGAGCGGCTGGACTGGCTCCGGCGCGGCGCCGACACCTACCTGCCCCAGCCGTACGAGCAGCTCGCGGCCACCTACCGACGGCTGGGGCACGAGGACGAGGCCCGTACGGTACTGCTCGCCAAACAGCGCCATCACCGTGCCTCGCTCCCCCCGTACACCCGTGTCTGGGGCTACGTCCAGGACGCGACCGTCGGCTACGGCTACCGGCCGCTCCGTGCCGGCCTGTGGCTCGCGGCGATGCTCGCCTGCGGCGCGCTCTTCTTCGCGGCCCACCCTCCGGCGCCTCTCGAAGCGGCGAAGGCGCCGCCGTTCAACGCCTTCGTCTACACCCTCGACCTCCTCATCCCGATCCCCGCCTTCGGCCAGGACCTCGCCTTCGCCCCACGCGGCCCCGCCCAATGGCTCGCCCACGCCCTCACCGCCGCCGGCTGGATCCTGGCCACGACCACCGCCGCCGGAGTCACCCGGGCGATCAACCGCCAGTGA
- a CDS encoding chaplin encodes MSRVAKSVTVTLGVAGFVLAGAGAAAADAGARGEALGSPGVASGNAVQVPVHIPVNVCGNSVKVIGVLNPTFGNICAND; translated from the coding sequence GTGTCTCGTGTGGCGAAGTCGGTGACGGTGACCCTGGGAGTGGCGGGGTTCGTGCTCGCCGGTGCCGGAGCGGCGGCGGCCGACGCGGGTGCCCGGGGTGAGGCGCTGGGCTCGCCGGGTGTCGCCTCGGGCAACGCCGTCCAGGTGCCGGTGCACATCCCGGTCAACGTGTGCGGCAACTCGGTGAAGGTGATCGGGGTGCTGAACCCGACGTTCGGCAACATCTGCGCGAACGACTGA
- a CDS encoding phage baseplate protein, whose product MNGTPANDRGLSRRRLLGTGGGIAAAALFGGAATLLGAGPAYAVVGDSPRFRLDGAGGNPVWKKSLHANWVMQSFAYDNVNQHIYFAQTNSANTDPDRVGDLWITKTDTSGNELGAMALHNFGHGVQIGVEPYQGAVHLWTEWQSSGSGFGTRVGRFRFVDGATLEKNDSAIQDRTPVIADTMVNPQPAIDPSTDRLWVRYKVAADMPRIVGFTMSDARAGRLTESPDKRLAERALPSRGDWGTANPFQGFAVYGRYAYLLEGAANGPSYLTVIDLNSSGQSTVVDRWETTAGQSLPGREPQGMAIWQVSGAARLAFGFHSNTGGVRQSSVFYKSQFES is encoded by the coding sequence ATGAACGGGACACCCGCGAACGACCGCGGCCTCAGCCGGCGGCGGCTGCTCGGGACGGGCGGTGGTATCGCGGCGGCGGCCCTGTTCGGCGGCGCGGCCACCCTGCTCGGTGCCGGTCCCGCGTACGCCGTCGTGGGCGACTCACCGCGGTTCAGGCTGGACGGCGCCGGCGGCAACCCGGTGTGGAAGAAGTCCCTGCACGCCAACTGGGTCATGCAGTCGTTCGCGTACGACAACGTCAACCAGCACATCTACTTCGCCCAGACCAACTCGGCGAACACGGACCCCGACCGGGTCGGAGATCTGTGGATCACCAAGACGGACACCTCCGGCAACGAACTCGGCGCGATGGCGCTGCACAACTTCGGCCATGGCGTCCAGATCGGGGTGGAGCCCTACCAGGGCGCCGTCCACCTGTGGACCGAGTGGCAGAGCAGCGGCTCCGGATTCGGTACCAGGGTCGGCCGGTTCAGGTTCGTCGACGGGGCCACGCTGGAGAAGAACGACAGCGCGATCCAGGACCGTACGCCGGTGATCGCCGACACCATGGTCAATCCGCAGCCCGCGATCGACCCGTCGACCGACCGGCTGTGGGTGCGCTACAAGGTCGCCGCGGACATGCCCCGCATCGTCGGCTTCACCATGAGCGACGCCCGCGCGGGACGGCTGACCGAGAGCCCGGACAAGCGGCTCGCCGAGCGGGCCCTGCCCTCCCGGGGCGACTGGGGAACCGCCAACCCCTTCCAGGGCTTCGCCGTGTACGGCCGCTACGCCTATCTGCTGGAGGGCGCGGCGAACGGCCCGTCGTACCTCACGGTCATCGACCTCAACAGCAGCGGACAGTCCACCGTCGTCGACCGCTGGGAGACGACGGCCGGTCAGTCGCTGCCCGGCCGTGAACCGCAGGGCATGGCGATCTGGCAGGTGTCCGGCGCCGCACGCCTGGCCTTCGGCTTCCACTCCAACACCGGGGGCGTCCGGCAGTCCAGCGTCTTCTACAAGAGCCAGTTCGAGAGTTGA
- a CDS encoding PPOX class F420-dependent oxidoreductase, which yields MTQGPAPRPLSEEALSGLLGRQRFGTLATVKRDGHPHLTTMLYDWDPEARVVRFSTTADRVKVTHLRRNPRAALHVQGGDVWSFAVAQGEAEVTAATRTPGDAVGRELLGMIPREAAPEDEDAFLRQLVDERRVVIRLKVDRLYGTALDIDG from the coding sequence ATGACACAAGGACCAGCGCCTCGCCCCCTGTCCGAGGAGGCCCTCTCCGGCCTCCTCGGCAGACAGCGGTTCGGCACGCTCGCCACCGTCAAACGCGACGGCCATCCCCATCTGACCACCATGTTGTACGACTGGGACCCCGAAGCGCGGGTCGTACGGTTCTCGACGACCGCCGACCGCGTCAAGGTCACGCACCTGCGACGCAACCCGCGAGCGGCGCTGCATGTGCAGGGCGGCGACGTGTGGTCGTTCGCCGTCGCCCAGGGCGAGGCCGAGGTCACCGCGGCCACCAGGACCCCCGGCGACGCGGTCGGGCGTGAACTGCTCGGGATGATCCCGCGGGAGGCCGCACCCGAGGACGAGGACGCCTTCCTGCGGCAGTTGGTCGACGAACGCCGGGTGGTCATCCGGCTGAAGGTGGACCGGCTCTACGGAACGGCCCTCGACATCGACGGCTAG
- a CDS encoding DUF5995 family protein, whose protein sequence is MAAENIDDVVDGLARVVREAVRDGDRIGYFAALYRQVTVEVRTAIHQGLFDDGARMDRFDTHFGNRYFEAYDAWRRDRGGPRCWREAFGLLDDADTVIVQHLVLGVNAHINLDLAVAAARTSPGEDIRALRRDFLLINDILARVSLTVQDSVGAVSPLLSLLDRVGARTDERLLDFSIRQSRAEAWHNAVLLAGQTEEEREDTIERLDVRSAVLARLIARPSGLVRPALQLIRSTESDDVPAVIAHLDSAIEGPAT, encoded by the coding sequence GTGGCGGCAGAGAACATCGACGACGTCGTGGACGGGCTGGCCCGGGTCGTGCGGGAGGCGGTCCGTGACGGTGACCGGATCGGGTACTTCGCGGCACTGTACCGGCAGGTGACCGTCGAGGTCCGTACGGCCATCCATCAGGGGCTGTTCGACGACGGCGCACGGATGGACCGGTTCGACACACACTTCGGCAACCGCTACTTCGAGGCGTACGACGCCTGGCGCCGTGACCGGGGCGGGCCGCGCTGCTGGCGTGAGGCGTTCGGGCTGCTGGACGACGCCGACACCGTCATCGTCCAGCACCTGGTGCTCGGCGTGAACGCCCACATCAACCTCGATCTGGCCGTCGCCGCCGCGCGGACCAGCCCGGGTGAGGACATCCGGGCGCTGCGGCGCGACTTCCTGCTGATCAACGACATCCTCGCCCGGGTGTCGCTGACGGTGCAGGACTCGGTCGGCGCCGTGTCGCCACTGCTGTCGCTGCTGGACCGGGTCGGCGCCCGCACCGACGAGCGGCTCCTCGACTTCAGCATCCGCCAGTCCCGCGCGGAGGCCTGGCACAACGCCGTCCTGCTGGCCGGGCAGACCGAGGAGGAGCGCGAGGACACCATCGAGCGGCTCGACGTCCGGTCCGCCGTCCTCGCCCGGCTGATCGCCCGGCCGAGCGGTCTCGTCCGCCCGGCCCTGCAACTGATCCGGTCCACCGAGAGCGACGACGTACCCGCCGTCATCGCCCACCTGGACAGCGCGATCGAGGGGCCGGCGACGTAG
- a CDS encoding WD40 repeat domain-containing protein, whose protein sequence is MPRGERPLEAEGGPLLDFAARLRKLREKAGSPTYRDLARRAHYSIAALSAAAAGRQLPTLAVTLAYVRACGGDVREWERIWRATVAECAAGTVRGVESAGTVRGVEDAGTASAPYAGLASFRQSDADTFFGRERLTDRLVEHLKRKRFLVLFGASGSGKSSVLRAGVLPRFPGTPALILTPGAHPLEECAIQLAARARLTPGSVRAELASEPRALHRLVRQILAAAPDPEAELIIVVDQFEEVFTLCPDAGERDAFVAALLHAARTPDSRCRVALAVRSDFYTHCTRLPALVDALADAHLPVGPMTLDELRAAIVRPAARARLTVEGALLATLVADAHGRPGALPLLSHALLETWHRRRGNALTLAGFQAAGGFEGALAQTAEAFHTGLSDTQRTLTRRLFLRLVALGDGTEDTKRRVPRRELDGTDGTDGTDGTGDTAFVLEQATRARLLTVDRDHVEITHEALIRCWPRLGRWLNEDRDRLRLHRALTEATAVWESLDRDPDTLYRGLRLAAAKELPDEVLTARERAFLDACETAERAEALRARHHIRRLRRLVAALVALLVCATTAVGFAVRSERTVTAQRNHALALKAADASTALRTRDRSLAAQLALAAHRLDPGPVTRDALLSVAPRTLTRYVHALAVSPDGRTLATACDDGSLKLWNPTDPRRPAPLGENRRHPDSFYALAFGPGGETLAGVSRDGEIRLWDVSDPGRPRVLSTTPTRHTGIVFSLALSPDGRTLATGGYDHTVRLWNIADRARPRLLNSLTGHTLNVKPVLFSPDGTLLASGSDDRTVRLWDVTDPRDVSTVAVLEGHDNFVDALAHSRDGRTLLSGSDDHTALLWDVSEPHRPRRLGRLQGHTDVITSVEFAPGGRLAVTAALDGTARLWDTGDGSRPTGRATLTGLSGGLAAALPLAAHDAVVTLSNDHTIEIWPTDPTTARTRACAHVRTPLTPAQWTRHFPGLPYDPPCAGPT, encoded by the coding sequence GTGCCACGTGGAGAACGCCCGCTGGAAGCGGAAGGCGGCCCGCTGCTGGATTTCGCCGCGCGCTTACGGAAGTTGCGGGAAAAGGCCGGGAGCCCCACTTATCGGGACCTCGCGCGGCGGGCGCACTATTCCATCGCCGCGCTCTCCGCGGCGGCGGCCGGACGACAGCTGCCCACCCTCGCCGTCACCCTCGCCTACGTCCGCGCCTGTGGTGGTGACGTGCGGGAATGGGAGCGGATCTGGCGCGCGACGGTCGCCGAATGCGCCGCCGGGACGGTCCGTGGCGTCGAGAGCGCCGGGACGGTCCGTGGCGTCGAGGACGCCGGCACGGCTTCCGCGCCCTATGCGGGTCTGGCCTCTTTCCGGCAGTCGGACGCCGACACGTTCTTCGGTCGCGAGAGACTCACGGACCGGCTGGTCGAACACCTGAAGAGGAAAAGATTCCTTGTTCTGTTCGGGGCCTCGGGATCCGGGAAATCCTCCGTGCTGCGCGCCGGAGTGCTTCCGCGCTTTCCCGGAACACCCGCGCTGATTCTCACGCCCGGCGCACACCCTTTGGAGGAATGCGCGATCCAGTTGGCGGCCCGCGCCCGTCTCACGCCGGGATCGGTGCGTGCCGAACTCGCGTCGGAGCCGCGCGCCCTGCACCGGCTGGTGCGCCAGATCCTGGCCGCCGCACCGGACCCCGAGGCCGAACTCATCATCGTCGTGGACCAGTTCGAGGAGGTGTTCACGCTCTGCCCCGACGCGGGGGAACGTGACGCCTTCGTCGCCGCCCTCCTGCACGCCGCGCGCACCCCTGACAGCCGCTGCCGGGTGGCGCTGGCGGTGCGGTCGGACTTCTACACGCACTGCACCCGGCTTCCCGCCCTGGTCGACGCCCTGGCGGACGCCCATCTCCCGGTCGGCCCGATGACCCTGGACGAGCTGCGGGCGGCGATCGTGCGGCCCGCCGCCCGCGCCCGGCTGACCGTCGAGGGCGCGCTGCTCGCCACCCTCGTCGCCGACGCCCACGGCCGCCCCGGCGCACTGCCCCTGCTGTCGCACGCGCTCCTGGAGACCTGGCACCGCCGGCGCGGCAACGCCCTCACCCTCGCCGGGTTCCAGGCGGCGGGCGGCTTCGAAGGTGCCCTCGCCCAGACCGCGGAAGCCTTCCACACCGGGCTCAGCGACACCCAGCGGACCCTCACCCGCCGGCTCTTCCTGCGGCTCGTCGCCCTGGGCGACGGCACCGAGGACACCAAGCGCCGCGTGCCCCGCCGTGAACTCGACGGCACCGACGGCACCGACGGCACCGACGGCACCGGTGATACCGCGTTCGTCCTCGAACAGGCCACCCGGGCCCGTCTGCTGACCGTCGACCGCGACCATGTGGAGATCACCCACGAGGCGCTCATCCGCTGCTGGCCCAGGCTGGGCCGCTGGCTGAACGAGGACCGGGACCGGCTGCGGCTGCACCGGGCGCTCACCGAGGCCACCGCCGTCTGGGAATCCCTGGACCGCGATCCCGACACCCTCTACCGCGGTCTGCGTCTGGCCGCCGCGAAGGAGCTGCCCGACGAGGTGCTCACCGCCCGGGAACGCGCCTTCCTCGACGCCTGCGAGACCGCGGAACGGGCCGAGGCGCTGCGCGCCCGCCACCACATCCGCCGGCTGCGCCGCCTCGTCGCGGCCCTCGTCGCCCTGCTCGTCTGCGCCACGACGGCCGTCGGTTTCGCGGTGCGCTCCGAGCGGACCGTCACCGCGCAGCGCAACCACGCCCTCGCCCTCAAGGCCGCCGACGCCTCGACGGCCCTGCGCACCCGGGACCGCTCCCTCGCCGCCCAACTGGCCCTGGCCGCACACCGGCTGGACCCCGGCCCGGTCACGCGCGACGCCCTGCTCAGCGTCGCCCCGCGCACACTGACCCGGTACGTCCACGCCCTCGCCGTCAGCCCCGACGGCCGTACGCTGGCCACCGCCTGCGACGACGGCAGCCTCAAGCTGTGGAACCCGACCGACCCCCGGCGCCCCGCCCCGCTGGGCGAGAACCGCCGCCACCCCGACAGCTTCTACGCCCTGGCCTTCGGTCCCGGCGGCGAGACACTGGCCGGGGTCAGCCGGGACGGCGAGATCCGGCTCTGGGACGTGTCCGACCCCGGACGCCCGCGGGTGCTGTCCACCACCCCGACCCGTCACACCGGCATCGTCTTCTCCCTGGCCCTGAGCCCGGACGGCCGCACCCTCGCCACCGGCGGCTACGACCACACCGTCCGGCTGTGGAACATCGCCGACCGGGCCCGGCCCCGGCTGCTGAACTCCCTGACCGGCCACACCCTGAACGTCAAACCGGTCCTCTTCAGCCCCGACGGCACCCTCCTGGCCTCCGGCTCCGACGACCGCACCGTCCGCCTGTGGGACGTCACCGATCCACGCGACGTGTCCACGGTCGCCGTCCTCGAAGGCCACGACAACTTCGTCGACGCCCTCGCCCACAGCCGGGACGGCCGCACCCTGCTCTCCGGCAGCGACGACCACACCGCGCTGCTGTGGGACGTCTCCGAACCACACCGTCCCCGGCGCCTGGGCCGGCTCCAGGGCCACACCGATGTGATCACCTCGGTGGAGTTCGCGCCCGGCGGCCGTCTCGCCGTCACCGCAGCCCTCGACGGCACGGCCCGCCTCTGGGACACGGGCGACGGCTCCCGCCCCACCGGCCGGGCCACCCTCACCGGCCTCTCAGGAGGCCTCGCGGCCGCCCTGCCCCTCGCCGCGCACGACGCCGTCGTCACCCTGAGCAACGACCACACCATCGAGATCTGGCCCACCGACCCCACCACCGCCCGGACCCGCGCCTGCGCCCACGTCCGTACCCCCCTCACCCCGGCCCAGTGGACCCGTCACTTCCCCGGCCTCCCGTACGACCCGCCCTGCGCCGGCCCCACCTGA
- a CDS encoding tryptophan dimethylallyltransferase family protein yields MNARTRHRAGRPGTAADTPPPRTDPDRLGGFTAGQLDRLCEVVGIGARQRVAPQRVLSELLGPAAARPLADPPPSPSFVSDDHTPVEFSLTFPSGAAPVLRVLADPGCAARTLPDNARLAWAAVARLAAQWGVGLGELTRVSDLFLPPVPQGPLTLWCALELRPGGPPGLKLYLNPGARGAERSMDTVGEAMDRLGHAHAFEPLRRCLEPRFPERAGLMFFALDVGPWAAPRAKVYVVHRHATAADAADAARLVPGACPRRVADLCHRIGGEEPFAGLPLISGYSFTGARGGGGGGGGGSTGGGVAAGPAHPTGHTLYLPVRDLVRDDREARDHAVALLRQYGVADAPLDRALAALTPRPLSAGRGLISYLGLVQAGGRPPRITVYLSSEAYGVLPPRDDTGPTNPVPGHRAPTT; encoded by the coding sequence ATGAACGCCCGCACACGACACCGAGCCGGACGGCCGGGCACCGCCGCGGACACCCCGCCCCCACGGACGGACCCGGACCGGCTGGGGGGATTCACCGCCGGGCAGTTGGACCGGCTGTGCGAGGTGGTGGGCATCGGCGCGCGGCAGCGCGTCGCCCCTCAACGGGTGCTGTCCGAGCTGCTGGGACCGGCCGCGGCACGGCCGTTGGCCGATCCGCCGCCCTCGCCGTCGTTCGTCTCCGACGACCACACGCCCGTGGAGTTCTCGCTGACCTTCCCCTCGGGCGCCGCCCCGGTGCTGCGTGTCCTGGCCGACCCGGGGTGTGCCGCGCGGACCCTGCCGGACAACGCCCGGCTGGCCTGGGCCGCCGTGGCACGGCTCGCGGCCCAATGGGGGGTCGGACTGGGGGAGTTGACGCGGGTGAGCGACCTCTTCCTGCCGCCGGTGCCGCAGGGCCCGCTGACCCTGTGGTGCGCCCTCGAACTGCGGCCGGGCGGCCCGCCGGGGCTCAAGCTGTATCTCAACCCCGGTGCGCGGGGCGCCGAACGGAGCATGGACACCGTGGGCGAGGCCATGGACAGGCTCGGCCACGCACACGCCTTCGAGCCCCTACGGCGCTGTCTGGAGCCGCGCTTCCCGGAGCGGGCCGGCCTGATGTTCTTCGCCCTCGACGTGGGTCCGTGGGCCGCGCCCCGGGCCAAGGTCTATGTCGTCCACCGCCACGCCACGGCCGCCGACGCGGCGGACGCGGCGCGCCTCGTGCCCGGGGCGTGCCCCCGACGCGTGGCGGACCTGTGCCATCGCATCGGCGGCGAGGAGCCCTTCGCGGGCCTTCCGCTCATCTCCGGCTACTCGTTCACGGGGGCACGCGGTGGCGGTGGCGGAGGCGGGGGTGGAAGCACGGGTGGCGGCGTCGCCGCCGGCCCTGCTCATCCCACCGGTCACACCCTCTATCTCCCCGTCCGCGACCTTGTCCGTGACGACCGCGAGGCCCGCGACCACGCCGTGGCCCTGCTGCGTCAGTACGGCGTGGCCGACGCCCCGCTCGACCGCGCGCTGGCCGCGCTCACTCCCCGCCCGCTGAGCGCCGGGCGGGGCCTCATCTCCTACCTGGGCCTCGTCCAGGCGGGCGGGCGGCCACCGCGTATCACCGTCTACCTCTCCTCCGAGGCGTACGGAGTCCTGCCGCCACGAGACGACACGGGACCCACGAACCCGGTCCCCGGCCACCGGGCCCCCACCACCTGA